In Capsicum annuum cultivar UCD-10X-F1 chromosome 11, UCD10Xv1.1, whole genome shotgun sequence, one genomic interval encodes:
- the LOC107846923 gene encoding uncharacterized protein LOC107846923 has protein sequence MTKPGPRPYECVRKAWHSDRHQPIRGSLIQEIFRVVNEVHGLATKKNKEWQEKLPIVVFKAEKIMYSKANSEAEYMDLKTLWDRLNDAIDTIIRRDDDNTESRPRELLQPCIEAALHLGCSPKRSSRSQRNNSPRYYLSPETPESNKMPHLSTLKFTPSVGIQNLPMQTARASPTSCTVYPLYHGRCQFEPSGPKLGSRTDAKSNAQLVEANKKISLRDPRPCNLNASSETSRTDCEDVSGTVIGCDLSLRLGSFVVPCTRVENALREDDKPGDICRLNDLSPHFNRGLSFFLKENADKNQFESSSMSSNARNLNVESVLTKRKLGEDQQIYWPVKLPFNRFRS, from the exons ATGACTAAACCTGGTCCAAGACCTTATGAATGTGTTAGGAAAGCTTGGCATAGTGATAGACATCAACCTATCAGAGGTTCCCTTATTCAAGAAATTTTCAG GGTTGTGAATGAGGTTCATGGCTTAGCAACTAAGAAGAATAAGGAATGGCAAGAGAAACTTCCTATAGTTGTCTTTAAAGCTGAGAAAATTATGTATTCCAAGGCCAATTCTGAG GCTGAGTATATGGATCTTAAAACTCTTTGGGATAGACTAAATGATGCCATTGATACTATTATTAGAAGAGACGATGACAATACTGAATCCAGGCCTAGGGAGCTTTTACAACCTTGCATTGAAG CTGCTTTGCATTTGGGTTGCTCACCGAAAAGATCATCAAGGAGCCAGCGGAACAATTCTCCAAGATATTATCTAAGTCCTGAAACTCCAGAGTCTAACAAAATGCCGCACTTGTCAACTCTGAAATTTACTCCATCTGTTGGCATACAAAATTTACCAATGCAGACTGCCCGTGCCTCGCCTACTTCTTGTACTGTTTATCCTTTGTATCACGGTCGCTGTCAGTTTGAACCTTCTGGTCCCAAACTCGGCTCTAGAACCGATGCCAAATCAAATGCTCAGCTTGTGGAAGCGAACAAGAAGATTTCTCTAAGAGATCCTCGCCCGTGTAACTTAAACGCTTCAAGTGAAACTTCTCGGACGGATTGTGAAGATGTTTCTGGGACTGTAATAGGGTGTGATTTATCTCTGCGTTTGGGGTCGTTTGTGGTTCCCTGTACTAGAGTTGAGAACGCTTTACGCGAGGATGACAAACCTGGTGATATATGCCGGTTGAATGATCTATCTCCACATTTCAATAGAGGTTTGTCATTCTTCTTGAAGGAAAATGCTGATAAAAACCAGTTTGAATCATCTTCGATGAGTTCAAATGCCCGAAATTTGAATGTAGAGTCGGTTTTGACAAAGAGAAAGCTCGGTGAGGATCAGCAGATTTATTGGCCAGTGAAGCTCCCTTTTAACAGATTCAGGTCCTAG